A segment of the Salinimonas iocasae genome:
TATACGCTCGCCACAAAGGAACATAACGTCGTTATCGCTGAGAGGCTGTCTGAACGTCACTCCATCTTTATTGAAATTGTGCTGGTGAGTGCGCTACCCACCCTTATCGCCATTCTCGTATCATTCATAATCATCTGGTTTGCATTGGGTCACGAACTTAAGCCGCTTCAGCTTTTGAAAAAAGCGATTACGGACAGGTCACCCAACGACCTACAACCCATCCGGATAGCCCATAAACTTGTCGAGCTCACCCCGCTTATCGAAAGTCAGAATGCGCTTTTTAGAAAGGTTGAAAGTGCAATAGAAAGAGAAAAATCATTTACGGACAATGCCGCACATGAGTTGAGAACCCCACTCACCGGTATCATTAGTCAGCTTCAGGTTGCTAACATTACCCAAGGAAACTCCCAGAAAAACGCGATTAAGAAAAGCCTTTACAGTGCAACCCGTCTTCAAAGCCTTGTTGAGAACTTGCTTTTACTTGCCAGAGTAGAGAACGAGAGTGTTCTTGGTAATGTTTCTGCCTGGAATGTAGATAGCGAGTTGAATAGCGTTTTTAACGAACTGGGCATTGAGCGTGACGATGTAGATACTCAGATCGAATGCAACTCGAACATCAACTGCATCCCAGCATTTGCCTTCGGTATGATAATAAAAAATTTAATAGAGAATGCGCGACAACATGGTGAAACAGGCTACCCCATCTCATTAGTAATACAAGAAACGAACGATACCTTAACTATAAAGGTACAAAACTTCGCGCAACTTACTGATAAAGCGCTCGAGAAAATGACACAGCGTTTCTGGAGAGATAGTACAGCGCGTGGAACTGGGCTTGGCTTGACCATCGTTGAAGCACTAGTTACTAAGTTGAGAGGTAGCATTAGCTTTGTTTATGTCAGAAATCAATTAAGTGTCTGCTTGGAATTTGCAACTGGTGAGCCCTCTAGTTCCCTAGACACTTTATAGCTTTGTAGAGGTCAATAAAACCTGGGCACCTTTTTAGCTAATCTTTCCGCTTTTGCCGGTAGTAGCCCATCGTTAAATTGATGCGGTCCTTTACATAGATTTAGTATGTCCAACGCTGAACGCGATTTATTAATGTTGATAGCGGAAAAAAAATTTATCTGAAAAATTTTCAGAAGCTTTTCGATCCTTATAAGAAGTTGACTTATGCTCAAGCTATTCAACTGTTTGAAACTAGAATTAGTTTCTTGGTCGCTAGTAGCGATTCTTAGGTAGCCGACCTTAGATGGTCCGCTTCTGGCTAAAGTTAGATGCAGGAAATCAGGTCGTTGATCGTCCATTCTTTGTCTTGCACTGCCCTCACCTATACCCGATAAGCAGAATGCCATACTCAAATTTCCTTATAAATGGGAGACAACTTATGGCTACACAAATTCATATACGGTGGAATAAAGACGGGGTAATTGAAAAAAGCTGTAAACCTCCCCGAATTAGTTACACCCATAATTAGAGGTTTCGGCCAGTTCATGCTTGGTTAAATATTCCCATGGTGTCAGATCATTCAGCGCATCATGGGGGCGTTCTTCGTTGTATTCCGTCACCCAGTTATCCGTCAGTTCACGCACCTCATTGAGTGTTCTGAAGACGTACATATTGAGTATTTCGTCGCGGTAAGTCCGGTTAAATCGCTCGATGTAAGAGTTCTGTGTTGGCTTACCCGGTTTAATAAATTCCAGCGCGATGCCATGCTCTTCCGCCCAGCTCGCCAGTGTGATTGAGATGAACTCTGGGCCATTATCCATGCGTAGCTTGGCAGGGTAACCCCGCCACGCGACGACGCGTTCCAGTACGCGTACAATCCGCTGCGACGGCAGATTTAAATCAATCTCAATGGCCAACGCTTCACGGTTAAAGTCATCCACCAGGTTAAACGTTCTGAAGCGCCTGCCGCATTGCAGGCTGTCACACATAAAGTCCATCGACCAGCAATGGTTGGCCTGAACGGGAACCGCCAGAGGCTCAGGGTTTCGGGTAGGCAAGCGTTTCTTGCCACGTTGTCTCTTGTTGAGCTTCAACTCACAGTAAATACGATACACACGCTTGTGGTTCCAGCCGTGTCCCCAACGTTTCAGGATTTTAAATAGCTTACTGAATCCGTAAGCGGGATAGCGCTCAACGGCTTCCTGTAGCTTGGCGATGACCTTGTCATCGCGCGCTTTATCCGGCTGATAACGATAGACCGAGTAACTGATGCCAACTACGCGACACGCCATCCGCAAACTGACGCCATGCTACTCTCGCGCATAATTCACTAGTTCACGTCTGATCGCTGGCTTTACAGCTTTTTTTCAACGATATCTTTCAATATCCGGTGTTCCAGGCTGAGATCGGCAAACATCGATTTCAGCCGCCTGTTCTCGTCCTCAAGCTCTTTCAGGCGCTTGATGTCCGAGGCCTCCATACCACCGTATTTGGCTTTCCAGTTGTAGTAGGTGGCGTCTGAAATGCCGTACTCACGGCAGACTTCTTTAACCAGTCGGCCAGCTTCCACTTCCTTCAGAATCTTAACGATTTGTGTTTCTGTGTATCGGGACTTTTTCATCAGGAGTTCTCCTTCTTGGCTCAGTGTACGCCGAAGAACTCTAAAAAGGTATGTCACTAGTTTAGGGGAGGTTTACATAATTAGGAGAGGTTTTCACTACCTTTTAGCTATTTGTCAAAATTTAGGAGAAAATTAAAGTGAGCGTACTTTAAGTTCATTTGTTTCCTGACAGGTTTAGGGTGATGGCAATCCTTTTAAATGAGCAAAAAATAAATTGGAGATTTGAGATATGCTATCGCCGGTGAAAAGGCGGATGCTAGTAATGTTTTTGAGGTCGCGGTAAGAGCGCATAGCACAACATCAATTACTGCTGTACAAAGCAGTTCGCGACAGTTTTAATGCATCCAGATTCAAGCTTACCACGAAATCGGGCACGCCAAAAAGCGTCGGCCAATTTTCTGAAAATGAGCTAAAGGCAATACTTAGCGGTGTCGATTGGTTGGCGGCGATTCAATCCGGTAGCTGAAATTTTTATCACTGTTTCCGCTCCGTTATAGGGAAGCTATTTGAGAAATAACAATGTTGGTTGCTAAACGCCGTGAGAGCAAGCCACTACTGAGCGCTGGTTGAAAACACTTCTCAAAAGCTAGCCTGGACCAATATAAGTTAAACGTTTTTATTAACGACCCAATCGGGTTTACATGCTTTAATTTGTGCTATAAAATTAGTATTAAGAAAGTAAATCCACGATAATCATGAAAAAATTGATAGCAAGGCACACTAAAGCTGTTGAAAAGTTTGAAATGGATTTGAGAAGTCACGAGCTCTATTGGACCGTGAGAGAGGCTCAACCCGAGGTTGACGATATTTGCGAAGCAAGTATCGTATTACTTGAAAAGCATAGATACAAGGTCAAAGCGTGGCGTAAAAGGCTAAATTTTTTGAAAATCCCCAGGAGTTAGCATAGGCTGAGTGTTGTGGAGGTTGATATGACGTGCCCACTTTTTCTAGGTACCTGGCGCAGCGCCGCACAGCTTTGCTTTAACAAACCCTTGTACAACATTTCTACTTCTTTAAGCTCCTTCAATCAAGAGCTTTGCTGATGACTCTTCAAAATAATTATCTTATCAACAGCATCTCGAGCTGTAATAGCACGTTAATCTCCAAATGCTCTCGCCATGAACACCCCAATTACTTTACTTAATTGCGCCACTTATTTTTTATGAAATTCACTGCGTGGTTGGTGTCAACCACATTGCCCCCCTACGTCGAAAACCAAGCAGACTGTACATACTTAAATGTCGGGCTGTATAAACCTTAACAAAGGCCGTCTTTGTCTTCTTGTTGTACACGCACTTCCGCGAAAAGTTTTTCACTTGAAACACTATACCGGCTGAGCTTGTAACTAAAAGTGTAGAAGTTATTGTTAAAAACTTTTAATCTAGCCTCCATCTGTGTGAGCATGGTGTTGTTAACTTTCGGACTAATCAACGCAATGATGGACCGTAACTATTTGGGTTATTGAACAAACTCTCACAATATGAGCAGTGCAGTCAGAATCAAGGAAATGAAGTTTCTCTACCTTTAAAGCCTACCGTGCACTGTCTGCTGCATTGAGTGATTTACAATATTTATAAATAAGAACCTGACTATGAATTTGGTAGATCGACACAATATAAAAGTAATAGGGGAGCGCGGCCCTGTTATAGTCCTTGGTCATGGCTTTGGATGTGATCAAACGATGTGGAAACACGTCGCCCCTATATTGGCTAATAACTACAGAGTTGTATTATACGATCTTATGGGTTGCGGAAAATCTGACATCTCTATGTACAGCTATAGTAAATATAACAGTCTTAATAGTTATGCTATGGACTTGCTAGAAGTTATAGACGAAATAAATTCCAATGCCCCTGTAGTATTCGTTGGACATTCTGTGAGCGCAAATATTGGGCTTTTAGCTAGTATTGAATCGCCTAACAAGTTTCACTCTCAGGTTATGGTCAGCCCTTCACCATGCTTTATCAATGATGGGGACTACAATGGAGGGTTCACACGAGCTGATATTGAAGAACTATGCGAGGCTGTTGAAAGTAACTTTTTAAAGTGGTCTACATCAATGGCGCCGATTATTATGGGAGCTCCTGAGAAGCCAAAGCTTAGTGCAGAATTGGGTGAAAGCTTCTGTCGCACTGAACCGGAGATAGCTCATCATTTCGCCCGCGTGACCTTTTTTGCTGATCATCGAGCCGATTTACCTAAATGTAAAATCCCTACACTTATACTTCAATGCACTGATGATTTTATCGCGCCAACCTCAGTCGGGGACTATTTAAAACAGAAATTGCCCAAAGCTACGCTAGTTAAAATTAAAAATGTAGGCCATTGTCCACATATGAGCGCACCTCAGGCATGCCTCGGGGCGATTGATGATTTTCTAAAAGAATACGAATTCAAGCATCCGGCTATTCTATGATACCTGAAAATATAGATTTTTTTGAAAATGCCGCCTGTGGCCTTCTGATTTGCGGGACAGATGGAGCTATTGTTCGTGTAAATAAAACTTTTTATAAATGGCTTGGCTACTCCGAATCTGAATTTACAACAAAAAGTAATATAGACACCTTATTTACTTTAGGTAGTCGATTCTATTTCCATGCTCAACTAACACCTCTATTGCAATTAGAAGGTGCCGTCTCGGAATTTCTGCTTTCATTAAAAGGCAAAAACGGGGAGCGTGTACCAATGTTGGTTAATGCAGCTCAGCAAATTGATGGGCATATTACATACAATTCTTTCGCGTTTTTTTTGGCTCGAGAGCGCCATAGCTACGAGCAACAGTTAGTAACTGCTCGCGAATCTGCTGAAAATAGCTCTCGTGAATTACTTGAAACTCAGAAAACATTAAAAGAAAATCAATACTTTCTCGGTTTGGCTATGAAAAGCGCTAAGATGGGAGTTTGGAACTATGATTTGGTCTCTAGCCGAATCCACTTTAGCGAAGAGCTGTTAGTATTGCTGGGATTGTCTAAAGATTGCTCATATCATAAGCCGCAAAATTTTTATGAGTTAATACATCCGGACGATTTGTCACAATTTGACGATGCGATTAATACGGCTATTGAGAAAAATAGTGATTACGAGGTCGAATTCAGGTTGAAGCATAGCTCCGGGAGTTGGCTAAGTATGGAAAGCCGGGGAAATGTGATTTTCAACAGCGAGAGAATATGTACTAATATTTTAAGCATTTTCATTGATATCAGCGAGCATAAGAACTCACAAAAAGAACTAGCAGATGCAAATAAGCAATTGGCTGAAGCTGATCGAAAAAAAGATGAATTTTTAGCTACACTGGGTCATGAGTTACGTAACCCTTTGGCCCCAATTAGGAATGTACTAAAGCTCATCGAACATAGTTCTGAATGTCGCCAAAATCTCAATGACTACTATTCTATGTTGAATCGTCACATGACTCAAATTGAACACATCGTCGACGACTTACTGGAAGTCACTCGTATCAGTAGGGGGCGGCTAGAGCTAAAAAGAACCATGGTCGACATCTGTGAAGTTACGAGGATGGCTATTGAGTCATCGAGTGCTTTGATTGAAGCAGGCAACCACACTTTAGATGTAACATTTCCTAGTTCTACAGTTATGATTTACGGGGATCCAACTCGCCTTAATCAAATAATAGTTAATCTTTTATCTAATGCTGCTAAGTATACTCCCAAGGGAGGCCATATCAGACTGTCTGTTCAGTCTATAGGAACAAGCATTGAGATCCGGGTTAAAGACTCTGGAATAGGCATTCCTCCTGAGAAGCTCAGAGCTATATTTAATATGTTTACACAGCTAGAACCAGCTAGTGAGCGAGGCCAAGGCGGATTGGGGATAGGGCTTGCTTTGGTTAAACAGTTAGTAGAAATGCATGAGGGGCATGTCGAAGTATACAGCCCAGGAATAAATGAAGGCACTGAATTCACGGTTACAGTACCTATTGCGCCCTCCAGCGAACCTATTGAGCAACCTGCTTCAGAGGAAGAGGGACAAAGCATTTCTCCCAAAAGAATTTTAATCGTTGATGATAATGAAGACGCTGCGGATAGTCTTGGGTTACTGCTTGAATTCGATGGACATATTATTAAAGTTGCCTATTCTGGTAAAAAAGCAATAGAAGTAACAGAGACTTTTCGACCGAGCGTTATTCTATCGGATATTGGGTTGCCTGATATAAGTGGATATGAAGTTGCAAAAATTTTGCGCCGGCAAGAAGTGTCTAAAGGGATCTATATGGCTGCTATTAGCGGCTGGGGCTCTCAAAAAGATAAACAACGAGCACTTGAAGCTGGTTTCGATCAACATTTTACAAAGCCATTAAATTTACCGGAACTAAAGTCTGCTTTACGAAAGATACCTCTTTAGCCCTTGAATAATCTTAACCCCGCTTCATATGAAAACATCCATATGAAACAGTGCGTTAAATAATAATTTAATGACGGTCGTTAGTTCTGTATTTTAAAGTGATGTAGTCATCATTGTTTTCGCTCCGAGGGGTTAGAGTAATCGAAGCCGCGTGTGTAGCCGACGTCCATGAAAGTACTTTTTCGTCGATGGGTTCAACAGCTTGAGTTTGAACGCGGCAGTCTTCCAAAAAAAGTTTAAAGCGTTATTGCAAAAGCAGCAGTACATTTAGGAACTGGAAACTCGCGTGAATCGGTTAAAGCGAGAAAAATAATGTTTTAAACAAGGTTACTGCTCACTGCGAAATAACCTCTTAATCTCCGATGACACGAATTCCTACGCTTATAGATGCCAAAAGGTAGATTGAGCGTGCAAAAGCGAAGCGTGTGTTCGATAGGTTTCGTTAGCCGGCCCTCATACGGACGCTTGTTAGCTGTGATCTTTTCTCGGAACTAGCACCATTCTTTCGATGAGATTTTCTTATTATGCTGTCCACTTAGTATACTCTACAGGCAGCAGGTAATTCAGTGAACATGTTGCCGAGCATAATTATAGTGTTCACTCCACAGATCTACTTTGTAACGAGCCTCGTCCATTGTTCTAAACTAATACTGATTCAGACACTAGTTTATGAATCTCCATTAGAGCCGTCTACGAAAGTATTCTGCGTTGGTTTACCTGGCTGAATAAAACCGAGCTCAACACCTCTTTTTCTACTCCAGAACATTGCCTGGCTGGTGACTTCTGTTCCGTTGTGGCAGATCACTTTTTCAGGCTTTTCTCCTTGCTCGATGAGCTGACCAGGGAAAGGTGCAACCTGACGACCGCTGATAGAAACAGATAAAAGCTGCCCGACTATTTCGCGGGAGTAATTAGCCACCACGTTTAGCACCCTGAACCGTCTGCCTTTACTAAGCTGACCAGATACGAAGTCCATAGACCATCCTTGATCCGGTGCCGTGGGTACCTCGATTGGTTGTCTGGGATGAGTCAGCTTCTTGCGCTCTTTCGTCCGTACTTGTAACGCTTCTTCAGTATAAAGAAGGTACGTATGCTTGCGGTTGATGGCAAGTCACTGCCCTTTAGCAAGCTTAGGAGCACTAAGCATACATACCTCGGATACTTTACCGCCAATTCCTTCAGGCGCGACTGCACTGCGCTATTTGGCTTTGTAGTGAGGCAATATCTAAATGCGGTTCGATTAACATCAGCAAGCTTGCAGGCACCCTATTCACTGAGCCTAAACACATGAATAAGGTAACGGACGACAAACTTCCTTGCTGCTGGCGTTACCACTTATTTGAGAGCACGACCGTCATCGCTACCACTTCCAAAAACTTGTCAGCCAGCATCTTTTTGAGCTTATTGTTCTGAGACTCGAGCTCCTAATAGACGCTTACCTTCGTTGACTTCGAAGCCCGCATATTTGCTGCGCAAATTATAAAGTTTTCCTGATGAGATGCCATGTCATCCACCTTTGCGACAGATCCATACTGCTTGATGGCCTTGACGATTTGTTCTTCGCTATAGCGGTTCTTAATTTTGACCACCCTATTGTCTTCGGTTTATTGAAAATCTTATCGGTGTCATGGTGGTATTTTGGGGGAAAAGTCAAGACGACCACCTGTATTTAAATAGTCTTAAATAAGAAATTAAAAAACCTTATTGAACGTACTTAGAATTTTTTTAAACCTCTATAAAGAAATGATTTAGAAGAAATTATTCTGTAGTCGCAATTTATTATAATAAAATTTATCTTTAAGTATTATTTTGTAATTTTAAAAAATTTTAATTTTACTATGAACAGCCCGTCAATCGTTGATGTATGTACAGTGTTCAATAAACCAAACAGGACTTATCTATGGCAGAATCATTCAAATACAACAACCAAAAAGGTACTGGAGGAGAACTGCATCAATCGCCAGAGAATGCAAAACAAATGATGACCACTGCTCAAGGTTGTCCTGTTAAAGATGATCAAAATTCTCTAAAAATTGGTAGTCGCGGCCCGACACTTCTTGAAGATCATATCTTGCGGGAGAAAATATTTCATTTTGATCATGAACGGATACCTGAACGTGTTGTGCATGCACGGGGATATGGAGCACACGGCTATTTTGAAACATATGATGCCTATTCGGATTTAACTTGTGCTGACCTATTTCAAAGAAAAGGGGAACAAACGCCAGTTTTTGTTCGATTTTCAACAGTGGCAGGAAATATGGGCTCTCCTGATTTGGCACGCGATGTGCGCGGTTTTGCTGTAAAGTTTTATACCAAAGAAGGCAACTGGGATTTGGTTGGTAACAATATACCAGTCTTTTTCATTCAGGACGCAATGAAGTTTCCAGATCTAGTCCATGCTGCGAAACAAGAACCTGACCGCGGTTTCCCACAAGCGCAGACCGCCCATGATAACTTTTGGGATTTCACCAGTCTAACTCCTGAATCTATTCATATGCTAATGTGGGCTATGTCAGACCGAGCTATTCCAAGATCTTTTCGGTTTATGGAAGGGTTTGGAGTCCACACTTTTAAGTTCATAAATAGCTCAAATGAAGAAAAGTACGTGAAGTTTCACTGGAAACCAAAAAGTGGCCTTCAATCTGTAGTATGGAATGAAGCATTGAAAATTAACGGGGCAGACCCTGACTTTCACCGCCGAGACTTATGGAATGCAATTGACGCTGGCGATTATCCAGAATGGGAATTAGGCGTTCAGGTGTTCGACCAAAGGTTTGCTGACAAATTTAAATTTGATGTGTTTGATTCAACTAAATTAATACCAGAGGAAGATGTCCCTGTTCAAAAAATAGGGAAGTTGGTTCTAAACAAAATGGTAGACAACTTTTTCGCTGAAACGGAACAGGTCGCATTCTGTACCCAAAATATTGTTCCGGGTATTGATTTTACACCCGACCCACTATTACAGGGACGAAATTTTTCTTATCTAGATACACAGACAAAACGTCTTGGCGGTCCAAATTTTACTCACATCCCCATTAATGCCCCGCGATGCCCTATGCGACATTTTCAGCAAGATGGGCATATGGCGATGCACAATCCGAAGGGGCGGGTAAACTATGAACCCAATTCGTGGGATCGTGATGAAAATAACCCCAGAGCCTGTGCTACTAGAGGTTATCAAAGCAGTTCTCAACCTGTTGAAGGCGACAAACTAAGGTATCGCTCTAAGACTTTCGCTGATCACTACAGCCAAGCAATTCAATTTTATAATAGTCAGACTCAAGTAGAACAAAGACATATTAAAGATGCATTTATTTTCGAATTGTCGAAGGTCCAAACACCAGCTATTAGAGAGCGAGTGGTATCGCATCTAATGAATGTTGATGAGTCTTTGGCCAAAGGTGTTGCCCAGGGCTTAGGGATACCCTCTTTACCAGAA
Coding sequences within it:
- a CDS encoding catalase — translated: MAESFKYNNQKGTGGELHQSPENAKQMMTTAQGCPVKDDQNSLKIGSRGPTLLEDHILREKIFHFDHERIPERVVHARGYGAHGYFETYDAYSDLTCADLFQRKGEQTPVFVRFSTVAGNMGSPDLARDVRGFAVKFYTKEGNWDLVGNNIPVFFIQDAMKFPDLVHAAKQEPDRGFPQAQTAHDNFWDFTSLTPESIHMLMWAMSDRAIPRSFRFMEGFGVHTFKFINSSNEEKYVKFHWKPKSGLQSVVWNEALKINGADPDFHRRDLWNAIDAGDYPEWELGVQVFDQRFADKFKFDVFDSTKLIPEEDVPVQKIGKLVLNKMVDNFFAETEQVAFCTQNIVPGIDFTPDPLLQGRNFSYLDTQTKRLGGPNFTHIPINAPRCPMRHFQQDGHMAMHNPKGRVNYEPNSWDRDENNPRACATRGYQSSSQPVEGDKLRYRSKTFADHYSQAIQFYNSQTQVEQRHIKDAFIFELSKVQTPAIRERVVSHLMNVDESLAKGVAQGLGIPSLPEKAETAMPPQTDLKISDALSIQKNNPNSFKGRKLGILCCDNADDEVLNRIIEDLRKEGAMYEVVAPTVYGITTKAGKRIDGHQQIDGGPSVLYDAVAVVLSEEHAKNVVSIPEAKDFVADAHMHNKFIIYNEAAMPLIREANLEDKMDAGYLLVESSQTAPLIKKLRPLRYWER
- a CDS encoding alpha/beta fold hydrolase, whose translation is MNLVDRHNIKVIGERGPVIVLGHGFGCDQTMWKHVAPILANNYRVVLYDLMGCGKSDISMYSYSKYNSLNSYAMDLLEVIDEINSNAPVVFVGHSVSANIGLLASIESPNKFHSQVMVSPSPCFINDGDYNGGFTRADIEELCEAVESNFLKWSTSMAPIIMGAPEKPKLSAELGESFCRTEPEIAHHFARVTFFADHRADLPKCKIPTLILQCTDDFIAPTSVGDYLKQKLPKATLVKIKNVGHCPHMSAPQACLGAIDDFLKEYEFKHPAIL
- a CDS encoding PAS domain-containing hybrid sensor histidine kinase/response regulator, which codes for MIPENIDFFENAACGLLICGTDGAIVRVNKTFYKWLGYSESEFTTKSNIDTLFTLGSRFYFHAQLTPLLQLEGAVSEFLLSLKGKNGERVPMLVNAAQQIDGHITYNSFAFFLARERHSYEQQLVTARESAENSSRELLETQKTLKENQYFLGLAMKSAKMGVWNYDLVSSRIHFSEELLVLLGLSKDCSYHKPQNFYELIHPDDLSQFDDAINTAIEKNSDYEVEFRLKHSSGSWLSMESRGNVIFNSERICTNILSIFIDISEHKNSQKELADANKQLAEADRKKDEFLATLGHELRNPLAPIRNVLKLIEHSSECRQNLNDYYSMLNRHMTQIEHIVDDLLEVTRISRGRLELKRTMVDICEVTRMAIESSSALIEAGNHTLDVTFPSSTVMIYGDPTRLNQIIVNLLSNAAKYTPKGGHIRLSVQSIGTSIEIRVKDSGIGIPPEKLRAIFNMFTQLEPASERGQGGLGIGLALVKQLVEMHEGHVEVYSPGINEGTEFTVTVPIAPSSEPIEQPASEEEGQSISPKRILIVDDNEDAADSLGLLLEFDGHIIKVAYSGKKAIEVTETFRPSVILSDIGLPDISGYEVAKILRRQEVSKGIYMAAISGWGSQKDKQRALEAGFDQHFTKPLNLPELKSALRKIPL
- a CDS encoding histidine kinase dimerization/phospho-acceptor domain-containing protein, giving the protein MSLRLKLILIIAPVFFLFWMVASYFSVFQLKDEINQAMDNRLLSTAKMVNNLILSNQNTSSKFGLEGVERFSDTGSTKGLACKVSLLNGEVIANSHPNELNLPDSLPSGFNTIAINDGEWRVYTLATKEHNVVIAERLSERHSIFIEIVLVSALPTLIAILVSFIIIWFALGHELKPLQLLKKAITDRSPNDLQPIRIAHKLVELTPLIESQNALFRKVESAIEREKSFTDNAAHELRTPLTGIISQLQVANITQGNSQKNAIKKSLYSATRLQSLVENLLLLARVENESVLGNVSAWNVDSELNSVFNELGIERDDVDTQIECNSNINCIPAFAFGMIIKNLIENARQHGETGYPISLVIQETNDTLTIKVQNFAQLTDKALEKMTQRFWRDSTARGTGLGLTIVEALVTKLRGSISFVYVRNQLSVCLEFATGEPSSSLDTL